DNA from Lentilitoribacter sp. Alg239-R112:
TACGCAAACTCTTTAGAAAATATAGAACGTGCAATGGAGCGGGTTGATAAATTTCTAAGTTGAGCGGCGGGAAGACAAAAGAAGGGCGACTTATGAAAGTCGCCCGAAGAGCATGTTAAATCTGGGAGGAGAAAATCAACATGATGATTAAGTATCGCCGTTACAGGTTAACGAAGGCTTAACTATTTCCCCTAGTATAAACGGGTTAGTTTTGACTTACCTTTGGTGCCTTAAGCCAGCGCGACAGACTTAATCATAGCAAAAACAGGCTGCCCTTCTTGCAGGTTTAGCTCCTCACAGGATTTTCTCGTTATTTGGGCTAGTACGACTTGTCCGAAACAATCACACTGCAATCTAACTTGACCACCACCAACATCCTGTATTTCCATAATACGAACAGCAATCGAGTTCTGCAAGCTGGATTGTATTGGCTTTTGAAGAGCAATGGCGATATCTCGCGAACGCAAATGCAATCTAACCGGCTTACCAATTTTTGTAGAATCCAAGCTAATCTTAACTGGAAACAGCATCTCCAGATCGCCGTCAATAATAGCTTCTGAAAGCATATACTCTTGGTCATGACCTGTGATCTTTGCATTCAAAACCACACCCAAATCCCTATCACCGAGCATGTTTTGCATTCTATCACCTGCAAAAACACCTGAAACACTACCCGCTTCAATTACATTGCCACCTTCAACAAGGATCAGATGATCTGCAAGTTGCTTAACGTCATCCGGCTCGTGCGATACAAAAAGCATGGGGATGTTAAATTCATCACGTACAGCTTTCAAAAAAGGCAGTAACCTCTGTCGGCGTTTTATATCCAACGATGCCAACGGCTCATCAAGAAGAAGTATTTTTGGGTCTGAGAGCAATGCACGACCAATCGCAACACGTTGTTTTTCACCACCAGAAAGATATGATGGCATTCGCATAAGCAATGTTTCAAGGCCTAGAAGTGAAATTAAATGGTCGAAATTAATACGACTACGCCGCCCACCTGCCCATTCGGCATATGTCAGATTTTTATGAACGTTCATATTGGGAAATAGGCGTGCATCCTGAAAAACCATTCCGATGTCCCGCCGTTCAGCAGGATGGTTTATCCCACCACAGCTATCAAATAAAACGCGGTCATCAAGTTCAACATACCCACTATCTGGCATCGTCAAACCGGCGATCATCGATAAAATGGATGACTTTCCGGCACCGGAAGGACCAAAAATTGCTGTCGTGCCATAAGCGCTTTCGAAAGAGGCTGAAAGTTCAAATTTCCCAAGCGTTTTTTTGATATCAACGGTGAGCATCATCACGTTCCTTCGACGAAATACGCATCGCTAAATACTCAGAGAACAAAACTGACATCACCGCAATAGAGATGGATATAATGATTAAGATAAATGCTGCTTGATCGCCGGTTGGACTTTGCAGAAACGAATATATTGCAAGTGACAATGTCTGCGTTTCACCAGGGATGTTTGAAACAAATGTAATCGTTGCACCAAATTCTCCGAGTGCTTTTGCAAAACCCAGTACTGCGCCTGCAATAACACCCGGAAAGGATAAAGGCAGAATAATTGTTCGAAATCGCGTCCGCCAATTTGCACCCAATGTTTTGGCGGCATCTTCCATACCTGAATCAATTGCCTCAATCGACAATCGCATCGGTCGTACCAATAGTGGAAATGCCATCACCCCAGCGGCAAGAGCGGCGCCCGTCCACTGAAAAGCGAGTTCGACACCCACAGTGGACAACAATTGACCTATAGCACCCTTCTTTCCGAATAAAGACAATAACAAATACCCCGTTACAACTGGCGGCATAACCAACGGCAGCATAACGAAAGCCTGTAAGAGCGCTTTCCCTCGAAAATGATGTCGCGCCAAGATATAGGCGACGATAAAAGCTAACGGCACTGCAAAAATCATAGCAAGTAATGCAACCTGCAAAGACAGGAGAACAATGTCTAGTAAAGCATTATCAACCATTGGTTTTTCCATCGACATGAGAGATAATAGGCTTAAATCCCGCGGCACTAAATATTGCTATTGCCTCTACACTTGACAAAAATTTTATAAATGAAGTTACTGCTTTATCTTGTCGTAACGCAACCATTGGATAGAAAATCTCACCATGCTGCATTGCTCGAAACCGATGCACGATGACAAGCCCTTCTTCCAACAATGCGTCTGAATTATAGATGATAGCCGCGCCAACATCACCCTTGGAAACAAGCCGCAATGAAACACGCACATTCTCACCAAATACAGCGTTTTTCCTGACCTCATTCCAAATACCGGAATGTTCTAAGGCTTGCTTTGCGTAAATTCCAGCGGGCACATGTGCGGGATCACCCATAGTAAACCGATCAGACATAATGACGTCCGTCCATGGTTTTGGTGCGTTATCCTTATGCATGACAACGACCAATTCATTAGATAATAGCGGAGTAATATTGCTATCATCAATAGTTTGCCGATCCACCAGATAGGTCATCCAGTCTTGATTAGCTGATATAAAAATATCAGCAGGCGCACCCTGCTCAATCTGGCGAGCCAAAACGCCCGAGGATGCATAAGAAATTTTTACATCTACATTGGGCGAAGTCGCACTATATTTATGCGCAATATCTCGCAATACGTCCGTTAAACTAGACGCAGCAAAGATGACAATTTTATCGGATGATTTTGCTGGAAATGCCAATACAAAAAGGCAAATGCTTACCCGCAAAACCAATTTCATTTTATGATAAAAAAACGCCATCAAAAAACCCAGCTACTGTTGCAAAAACAATAGGCTGGGTGAATTGAATATTCAATCAAAACCTTAGTTACTTACTGAGAGCAAAAGCCTCGCTCGCCAGTTTGGTAATCCCATCCCAGTCACCTTTCGCGACAAGATCTTTAGGAGCAACCCAAGAACCACCAACACATACAACATTAGGCAAAGACAAATAGTCATTGGCATTTTTCAAATTAACCCCGCCTGTTGGGCAGAATATGACATCTTGGATTGGTGATGAAAGCGACTTCAAATATGGCGCTCCGCCTGCTTGTTCCGCAGGGAAGAATTTTAGAACCTTAAAACCCTCTTCACGAAGCGACATCACTTCACTCGCCGTAGCAGCGCCCGGCAACAATGGAACATCCGATTTTTTAGCATAGTCAAGAAGTTCGAGCGTGGCACCCGGCGAGACGATAAATTGCGATCCTGCATCGACAGCTTGTTTATATTGCGCAGGGTCAAGCACCGTTCCAGCACCTGGTACGGCACCTTCCACTTGGTCCGCAACTGCTCTGATTGCATCCAGACCAGCCGGCGTTCTCAAGGTCACTTCAATAGCTTTCAAGCCACCTGCAACCAGCGCACGCGCAAGAGAAACAGCAGAATCAACATCATCAACTACTAAGACAGGAACCACAGGTTGCAGTTTCAGGATATTTAGTAGATTTTCTGTTTTATCGTTCATTGGTCTTCCTTTAAATCGATTAGATACCCTCAATTATAGACGAGATGACAAAAAGTCCAGCTCAATGGTCGCAGGTGCTAAACAATAATTGCACTTCGCTCCATAACAAGGTATTTCCACAACCATCATGACACAAGAAAAATCTGAACACACAAATCTACCCATTGTGGTAGCTGCGCTTTATCATTTCGCTCGGTTTCCTGATTTCAAGAATTTTCAGGAACCCTTGCTCGACGTTTGTAATGACAATGGCATTAAAGGCACCTTGTTGCTAGCCCATGAAGGCATCAATGGCACTGTTTCTGGCTCGAGAGCCGGCATCGACGCTTTGTTAAAATTCATCCGAAGCAACCATCTTTTTGCCGATTTGGTACATAAAGAAAGCTTTACAGATGAACAGCCATTTTATCGCATGAAAGTGCGGTTGAAAAAAGAAATCGTTACCATGGGTGTCGAAGACATTGACCCCAATAAGATTGTTGGCACTTATGTGGCACCTGAAAAATGGAACGAACTTATCTCTGATCCTGACACGATCGTTATTGATACCCGCAATGACTACGAAGTAGCCATTGGAACATTTGAAGGCGCGGTTGATCCAAAAACCAAAACATTCCGTGAATTTCCAGATTGGGTAAGACAACAAAAAGAGCTCAATAAAGATACCAAAATTGCGATGTTCTGCACCGGTGGTATCCGATGCGAAAAATCAACTGCCTTTATGAAGCAAGAGGGCTTCGATGATGTCTATCATCTTGAAGGTGGTATATTAAAATATCTCGAAGAGGTTCCCAAAGAAGCAAGCAAATGGCAAGGCGATTGTTTTGTTTTTGATGAGCGTGTCTCCGTTGGTCATTGCCTCGTCCAAGGTGATTATGATCAATGCCATGCATGCCGTATGCCGCTTTCCGACGAAGATATGAAACTACCGTCCTATGAAAAAGGGATATCTTGCCTTCATTGCATTGATAAAAAATCAGATGAAGACCGCACCCGTTTTCGCGATAGACAATTACAAGTCGAACTTGCAAAAAAACGCGGTGAAAAGCACATCGGCAGCTGATATTCAAGGCGAGTAAGATAGCCCAAAAAATATCGATTAGACTTGACGAAACGGCGGCTTTATGGCCTAACCGCGCAAAGATAATTGTTCGACGTTTCGTTTCGAAAAAAGTGACCATCAAAAATGACAGATAAAAATATTCGGGTACGTTTAGCGCCCTCTCCCACTGGTGAACCTCATATTGGTACAGCTTATGTTGCACTCTACAACTATCTCTTCGCAAAGAAAAAGGGCGGAACATTAATTCTTCGCATCGAAGATACCGATGCAACGCGCTCGAAACCTGAATATGAACAAACAGTTTTTGATAGTCTACGTTGGATGGGTCTTGATTGGTCAGAAGGCCCAGATGTTGGTGGCGATTACGGTCCATATCGCCAGAGTGAACGTAAGGGTATTTATGCTCAATATGTCGACCAAATTCTTGAGGCAGGTCATGGCTTTAAATGCTTCTGCTCGCCTGATGAACTTAATGAGATGCGTGAATTTCAACGTTCCCAAGGTAAACCACCTCGTTATAGCGGTCGTTGCCTGCGTTTAAGCGCCGAGGAAATCAAAGCAAGAGAAGATGCTGGCGATGTTCCCGTTATTCGCATGAAAATTCCAACAGAAGGCTCATGCAAATTCCAAGACGGTGTTTATGGTGATGTGGAAATCCCGTGGGATGCTGTTGATATGCAAGTCATTCAAAAAGCAGATGGCATGCCAACTTATCACATGGCAAATATCGTCGATGATCACCTCATGAAAATCAGCCATGTTGCCCGTGGTGAGGAGTGGGTCTCATCGACACCAAAACACATTCTACTTTATCAATATCTTGGTTGGGAAGCACCTGAATTTATTCACCTGCCACTCATGCGTGGTGCTGATAAATCCAAACTATCCAAGCGAAAAAACCCGACTTCAATGTCCTACTATGCTGGCCTTGGGCACCTGCCAGAAGCCTTGGCCAACTTCCTCGGATTGTTTTTCATTCAAATCTCTGAAGGCGATGAGCTGATGGAAATGGATGAACTTATCGAACGCTTTGAAGTTGAGAAAATGTCAAAGGCCGGTGCTATTTTTGATGTGCAAAAACTTGACTGGCTAAACGCCCGTTGGTTGCGCGAAAAACTATCGCCCGAAGAGTTTTTGTCTCGTGCATTAACTTGGGCACAAGAAAACGATAAGCTTAAACAGGGTTTGTTGCTCGCTCAGTCTCGCATTCAAACTTTTGCCGAATTGCCAGATCTTGCTGGTTTTCTCTTCAAGGGTGACGTTGGCATAACGGCTGAATCTTTTGCTAACATCAAAAAGAACCCGCCTGAAAAATGCCTCGAAATTATCGATGCAGTTCGCCCTGCATTGGATGAAATTGATGAATGGAATCGTGAGAGCATCGAAGACGCATTGCGTCAGGCAGCTGAAAAGCTTGAAACCAAACTTGGCAAACTAACGCCACCGCTATTCGTAGCAGTCAGCGGCTCATCACGCTCACTACCGCTATTTGATGCGATGGTCCTATTAGGCCGTGCTATGGTTCGTCAAAGATTGGTTATTGCAAGCAAAGTTCTGCACGCATCCCTTGACGCCCAAGCAGACACGGCAGCCGAATAAACTCGTTAAAGAAGATTACGATGACTGATAATAAAAACGAAGAAGCCCTATCAACTGATGCCAGCGAAGTACGTTTGCAAAAACGCGAACGCCTGCAAGAGTTGGTTGGTAACTTATTTCCCACTAATTTCCATCGCACAATCACCAATGGCGAGTTGATGGAAAAATACGCTGATATCGAAGACGGTCATATGACAGGTGATATTGTGACCGTTGCTGGGCGTATTTACTCATCGCGCAATAATGGCATGTTCATGGATATGCGCGATGCAGGTGGAAAAGTTCAGATTTTCACCCACAAAAACAATGCCAGTGAAGATGTACGTGAGCGCCTTCAATACATCGATATCGGCGATATTATTGGTGTTGTAGGCGAGGTACGTCGCACACCTCGGGGCGAACTAACTGTCAATGCGACAGAAATTACAATGCTTTGTAAGACAATGCGCCCAATGCCAGAAAAATTCCACGGTCTAACGGATGTTGAAACACGATATCGTAAGCGTTACCTCGATCTAATGTCGAACGAGGAATCAAAAGAACGATTACAGATGCGCGCGAAAATCGTCTCCGGAATCCGCCGCTTTATGGAAGATGAAGGATTTCTTGAAATCGAAACGCCGATGCTCCACCCTGTCTATGGTGGCGCAACAGCCGATCCATTTATGACCCACCACAACACGCTTGATATGGATATGTATTTGCGTATTGCGCCCGAATTATATCTCAAACGTGCATTGGTTGGCGGCGTTAGTGACAAGGTTTTTGAAATTAACCGTAATTTCCGAAACGAGGGCGTCTCTACGCGTCATAATCCGGAATTCACGATGATGGAGGCCTATTGGTCCTATCATGACTATACAGACGCTATGGACCTGACCGAACGTATGTTTGCAAAGATGGCAAATCAACTTTATGGCACGACTGATGTCGAATTTGGTGACAAAACGATATCTTTTGAAGCTCCATTTAAACGCGTGCCAATGCCTGAAGCTGTTAAAGACGCGACGGGAATTGACTTCCTTGCAATTGACAATGATGCGGATGCGCGCGAAGCTGCCAAGAAGGCGCTTCCAGGTATCGATATCGATGAGGATGGCACTTGGGGCGAAATGCTTGCACTTGTGTTTGAAGAAAAAGCCGAGCACCTTCTCATCCAACCTTCTCACGTCACGCATATGCCAAAAGATATATCACCTTTTGCCAAAGAAGTTCCGGGTGAACCGCGCCTTGTGGAGCGCTTTGAAACATTTATCAATGGTTGGGAAATTGCAAACGCATTTTCCGAACTTAACGACCCTGTCGAGCAGCGCGCGCGCATGGTTGAGCAGGTCGAACAGGCTCAAGCCCGTGGCGAAAAAGAACGTGTTTTGGATGAAGACTTCTTAGAAGCAATGGATCATGGCATGCCACCAGCGGCTGGTATCGGTATAGGTATTGATCGCGCGATCATGCTTTTGACAAATGCCCAATCCATCCGTGATGTAATCTTATTTCCAGCGCAGAAAACAAAAACCTAGTTCACCAGTTCTGTCTCCAGGTCTTGCAAAGCATTTTCCCAATCATCCGGGAGATGCTTTGTATATCCTTGATCGATCAGCGTTTGGAACGCCTTATCTGCATTCTCATCAAAGTCTTGTTCAGATTGAAATCCACGTTGAGGATATGTGCGAATACGCCAGTAGTTGCCAACAATTTCATGAATAACCTTCTGAATATCAACCTTATCCGTAGGTTGAGAGATCATGTGTATGTTCGGTGCAGTAACAACTGAGCTTAGATCAGGCCATATCTGATCTAGTGTCGCGCGGCACCGTCGCAGCATAAGTGGTTTTGCTACAAAGATAGCCGATGTACATTCAGGAAACATCTCTTTTACATTCAGGATATTTTCTCCTGTGTTCATTGCTTGCTCTTCGAGAAGAACGTCCTCATTTGGAACACCATTTTTGATCGCAGTTTTAGCAAACGCTGCGGCCTCGGTTACATCGAATATATCCTTGGTAAAGTTGCCGCGAGCGCCTGTAAAAACTATCTTCGGTCCCAAACCTGCATGATAAAGGTCGGCACATTTTTCAGCAACGCGTGTATCATAACTGCCTAATCCAACAATCAGGTCAAATCCACTCGGATCAAGTGGAATGATTTCTTCCAAACAATGATATTGCCAAACGGAAAATGCAGCATCGAGAACTTTGGGTTCAGGTACGTTTAACATGATATTCTCCTAAACATTTAGGAGATCATCACAGCAAATTATGGCGATTTTTCTACAGTTTACTCACTTTTCATAACGTACTGTAATTACGCGGAGTTAATTGTATTTAACACGCGTTCCCAAAACACCTGGGATTTTGTCCTGTTTCAGGTCGTCATCACCGTTGCCGAGACCAACAATTGACAAGACATTATCAAAAAAACCTGCCTGCTCCTGCATGACATCCGCATTCGGGCCTTTATCACCGGGGTAAATCTGTTGAAGTTCTTCCCCATGCACCATCTCAATTTCACCTTCAGCATGTTCATCACTGCCAAAACCAACCATGCCTAACATATTATCCATGAAACCTGGTTCTGAGGTTTCCATTTGCTCGTGCTCTTCCGTCAAATCACCATTAGGCTCCATAACAGCAGCTTCTTCTTCCGCAGCTGCCGCTTCGGCAGCAAGTTCTTCTGCTTCCAACTCTTCATCCGTTTTTTCGGTGTAACAATCTAAAGCGAGAAGCTGATCATTGTTAAACTCATTAATTTCATCTTCGGAAAGCGTAAAACGATCCCCCATAAATCTACCGCCGTAGGTTTCTGTGACGTTCACATAGCGCACTTCCCATTTTGTATTTGTCGCCATACTCAGAAGTGGATCTGGCGCATACACAACCTGCGCACCGATGTTATCTCCACGGAATTTCATACGGCTTGTCGGTCCTAGCGTATCTATCATGGAAACAGTAAAAAGGTTTGCTCCTACATACTCAGTTTCCAAAAATTTCGTATAGCTCATCAGCATCTCAATTCGCTGTCGTGGAGGAAGAAGATCGGAACGAATAAAGGCAGTAACACGCTTTTCCTTCATCAAGACAAAATCTGTCTTATATGCAACTTTACAGGCCAACCCCTTTAAAGGATCACCGCCAAGTAGAGGTCCAGCGAAAACAATGGCGGCTGCACCTGTAGCACCAGACACGCCACACAGAGCGATAATAATAATGATTATCTTCTTCGTGAAGAAGCCCGATTTTTTTTCAGAAACATCCTCTACAATGGCCGGATTGAGCTCCATTTGAAGAATTTCGCCACCAACTGGAGGAACTGAAATATCAAAAACTTCTTCTTCAGTTTCGGCCACATTTTCAGCGTGCTCTTCCTTACCATCCCCCTTCTTCTTACGCTTATGAAAACCGCTAAACCAAACTTTCTTCCCGGGCTTACCAACTGTGTCATCAGCCACTTCTAAAGCAGCGACTTTTGGTTCTTCGGTCTTCTTCTTTGGTCTCCCGCGCTTTTTTGCAGGTGTTTTTACAGCGGATTTCTTGGAAGTTTTAGCGGATGTTTTTTTTGTATTTGAAGCACTACTGCCTACAGATTTCTTTCCATCTTTTTTGGCAGCCTGACTCTCACCGCCACCCTCAGAATTGCTATCAACATCTTTTTCATTAGATTTATTTTTGCGCTTTAAAAAACCGAGAAGGCTTCTTTTCTTCTTCGGAGGTATCTCTCCGTCAACGGCCTCAACACTAACAGTTTCAACTTTAGATTCTTGTTTTTTCGGACGACCACGCTTCTTGGGCTGCTCCTTATTCGAAGGTTTAGCACTCTTGTTTTTTGTGACTGAAGCTTTTTTGGACGTTTGCTTCTTATCTTCAGAGCTTTTGTCCACAGATGCATTATCGTCATCGATAATATCTGTTTTAGATTTAGAACTGCGACGCAAAAAATTGAACAAACCTTTTTTCTTAGGCTTGTTTTCACCATCTTCAGGCAACTTACTATCTTGCTTTTTAGCCATTATCAGAAATCAACTCAACTCAAACGCAACACTTACTCCTTCTAAGAATAATATATGGACCTTTCTCTTTCATTAACCGTATTTGATAAGACCAGTACGCAAATTAACGAATGATTAACCATCAGGCCAACCGCATCATTAGACTTTCTCAAACCTGTCACACCATTGTCATTGGTATCGTT
Protein-coding regions in this window:
- the modC gene encoding molybdenum ABC transporter ATP-binding protein; this translates as MMLTVDIKKTLGKFELSASFESAYGTTAIFGPSGAGKSSILSMIAGLTMPDSGYVELDDRVLFDSCGGINHPAERRDIGMVFQDARLFPNMNVHKNLTYAEWAGGRRSRINFDHLISLLGLETLLMRMPSYLSGGEKQRVAIGRALLSDPKILLLDEPLASLDIKRRQRLLPFLKAVRDEFNIPMLFVSHEPDDVKQLADHLILVEGGNVIEAGSVSGVFAGDRMQNMLGDRDLGVVLNAKITGHDQEYMLSEAIIDGDLEMLFPVKISLDSTKIGKPVRLHLRSRDIAIALQKPIQSSLQNSIAVRIMEIQDVGGGQVRLQCDCFGQVVLAQITRKSCEELNLQEGQPVFAMIKSVALA
- the modB gene encoding molybdate ABC transporter permease subunit; translation: MVDNALLDIVLLSLQVALLAMIFAVPLAFIVAYILARHHFRGKALLQAFVMLPLVMPPVVTGYLLLSLFGKKGAIGQLLSTVGVELAFQWTGAALAAGVMAFPLLVRPMRLSIEAIDSGMEDAAKTLGANWRTRFRTIILPLSFPGVIAGAVLGFAKALGEFGATITFVSNIPGETQTLSLAIYSFLQSPTGDQAAFILIIISISIAVMSVLFSEYLAMRISSKERDDAHR
- the modA gene encoding molybdate ABC transporter substrate-binding protein; translated protein: MAFFYHKMKLVLRVSICLFVLAFPAKSSDKIVIFAASSLTDVLRDIAHKYSATSPNVDVKISYASSGVLARQIEQGAPADIFISANQDWMTYLVDRQTIDDSNITPLLSNELVVVMHKDNAPKPWTDVIMSDRFTMGDPAHVPAGIYAKQALEHSGIWNEVRKNAVFGENVRVSLRLVSKGDVGAAIIYNSDALLEEGLVIVHRFRAMQHGEIFYPMVALRQDKAVTSFIKFLSSVEAIAIFSAAGFKPIISHVDGKTNG
- a CDS encoding 2-dehydro-3-deoxy-phosphogluconate aldolase; amino-acid sequence: MNDKTENLLNILKLQPVVPVLVVDDVDSAVSLARALVAGGLKAIEVTLRTPAGLDAIRAVADQVEGAVPGAGTVLDPAQYKQAVDAGSQFIVSPGATLELLDYAKKSDVPLLPGAATASEVMSLREEGFKVLKFFPAEQAGGAPYLKSLSSPIQDVIFCPTGGVNLKNANDYLSLPNVVCVGGSWVAPKDLVAKGDWDGITKLASEAFALSK
- a CDS encoding rhodanese-related sulfurtransferase, with the protein product MTQEKSEHTNLPIVVAALYHFARFPDFKNFQEPLLDVCNDNGIKGTLLLAHEGINGTVSGSRAGIDALLKFIRSNHLFADLVHKESFTDEQPFYRMKVRLKKEIVTMGVEDIDPNKIVGTYVAPEKWNELISDPDTIVIDTRNDYEVAIGTFEGAVDPKTKTFREFPDWVRQQKELNKDTKIAMFCTGGIRCEKSTAFMKQEGFDDVYHLEGGILKYLEEVPKEASKWQGDCFVFDERVSVGHCLVQGDYDQCHACRMPLSDEDMKLPSYEKGISCLHCIDKKSDEDRTRFRDRQLQVELAKKRGEKHIGS
- the gltX gene encoding glutamate--tRNA ligase, which produces MTDKNIRVRLAPSPTGEPHIGTAYVALYNYLFAKKKGGTLILRIEDTDATRSKPEYEQTVFDSLRWMGLDWSEGPDVGGDYGPYRQSERKGIYAQYVDQILEAGHGFKCFCSPDELNEMREFQRSQGKPPRYSGRCLRLSAEEIKAREDAGDVPVIRMKIPTEGSCKFQDGVYGDVEIPWDAVDMQVIQKADGMPTYHMANIVDDHLMKISHVARGEEWVSSTPKHILLYQYLGWEAPEFIHLPLMRGADKSKLSKRKNPTSMSYYAGLGHLPEALANFLGLFFIQISEGDELMEMDELIERFEVEKMSKAGAIFDVQKLDWLNARWLREKLSPEEFLSRALTWAQENDKLKQGLLLAQSRIQTFAELPDLAGFLFKGDVGITAESFANIKKNPPEKCLEIIDAVRPALDEIDEWNRESIEDALRQAAEKLETKLGKLTPPLFVAVSGSSRSLPLFDAMVLLGRAMVRQRLVIASKVLHASLDAQADTAAE
- the lysS gene encoding lysine--tRNA ligase; the protein is MTDNKNEEALSTDASEVRLQKRERLQELVGNLFPTNFHRTITNGELMEKYADIEDGHMTGDIVTVAGRIYSSRNNGMFMDMRDAGGKVQIFTHKNNASEDVRERLQYIDIGDIIGVVGEVRRTPRGELTVNATEITMLCKTMRPMPEKFHGLTDVETRYRKRYLDLMSNEESKERLQMRAKIVSGIRRFMEDEGFLEIETPMLHPVYGGATADPFMTHHNTLDMDMYLRIAPELYLKRALVGGVSDKVFEINRNFRNEGVSTRHNPEFTMMEAYWSYHDYTDAMDLTERMFAKMANQLYGTTDVEFGDKTISFEAPFKRVPMPEAVKDATGIDFLAIDNDADAREAAKKALPGIDIDEDGTWGEMLALVFEEKAEHLLIQPSHVTHMPKDISPFAKEVPGEPRLVERFETFINGWEIANAFSELNDPVEQRARMVEQVEQAQARGEKERVLDEDFLEAMDHGMPPAAGIGIGIDRAIMLLTNAQSIRDVILFPAQKTKT
- a CDS encoding YdcF family protein — encoded protein: MLNVPEPKVLDAAFSVWQYHCLEEIIPLDPSGFDLIVGLGSYDTRVAEKCADLYHAGLGPKIVFTGARGNFTKDIFDVTEAAAFAKTAIKNGVPNEDVLLEEQAMNTGENILNVKEMFPECTSAIFVAKPLMLRRCRATLDQIWPDLSSVVTAPNIHMISQPTDKVDIQKVIHEIVGNYWRIRTYPQRGFQSEQDFDENADKAFQTLIDQGYTKHLPDDWENALQDLETELVN